In the genome of Rhodoferax fermentans, one region contains:
- a CDS encoding beta-phosphoglucomutase family hydrolase, with translation MYDDYVALIFDMDGTLVDSGQLHEFSWRATLNKYHIPIDGPLMRSLAGVPTKETLVFLIEKFDCTVSASLDEMNEFKEQCVRDNVRRFVKPTALFDLVKQYHGKKPMAIGTGANTAEALLVLQQCGMDTYLDAVVGADQVDHPKPAPDTFLRCAELLGVDPGQCVVFEDAQLGLQAASSAGMAAVDVFLTHHIYNDYF, from the coding sequence ATGTATGATGATTATGTAGCTCTCATTTTTGATATGGATGGCACACTGGTCGACAGCGGCCAGTTACACGAGTTCAGCTGGAGAGCCACACTCAACAAGTACCACATTCCCATTGACGGACCGCTGATGCGCTCCTTGGCCGGTGTTCCGACCAAGGAGACGTTGGTTTTTCTGATCGAGAAGTTTGACTGCACGGTCTCGGCCAGCCTGGACGAGATGAATGAGTTCAAAGAACAGTGTGTGCGTGACAACGTGCGCCGTTTTGTCAAACCAACGGCCTTGTTCGACCTGGTCAAACAGTACCACGGCAAAAAACCTATGGCCATTGGCACCGGTGCCAACACCGCCGAGGCGCTGCTGGTGTTGCAGCAATGTGGCATGGACACCTACCTGGACGCGGTGGTGGGCGCGGACCAAGTCGACCACCCTAAACCGGCACCCGACACTTTTTTGCGCTGCGCCGAACTGCTGGGTGTGGACCCCGGCCAATGTGTGGTCTTCGAAGACGCCCAACTGGGCCTGCAAGCCGCCTCCAGCGCCGGCATGGCCGCCGTTGACGTGTTCCTGACCCACCACATCTACAACGACTATTTTTGA
- a CDS encoding OsmC family protein, which yields MECTVSWTGALNTRSNMGFVAETGSGHTLMMDGAPDAAKPENGGQNLAARPMELLLAGTGGCTAYDVVLILKRGRHEVSGCSVKLSAERAETEPKVFTRINMHFTVTGKGLPAAAVERAIALSHEKYCSASVMLGKTAQISTSFEVLEV from the coding sequence ATGGAATGTACAGTCAGCTGGACCGGCGCGTTGAACACCCGCTCCAACATGGGTTTTGTGGCTGAAACCGGCAGCGGCCACACGCTGATGATGGATGGCGCGCCCGATGCCGCCAAACCTGAGAACGGTGGCCAGAACCTGGCCGCGCGCCCGATGGAGCTGCTGCTGGCTGGTACCGGTGGTTGCACCGCTTATGACGTGGTGCTGATCTTGAAACGTGGCCGCCACGAGGTGAGCGGTTGCAGCGTCAAGTTATCTGCCGAGCGCGCGGAGACCGAGCCCAAGGTGTTCACCCGCATCAACATGCACTTCACCGTGACGGGCAAAGGCCTGCCTGCCGCAGCCGTGGAGCGCGCCATTGCCCTGAGTCACGAGAAATACTGCTCAGCCAGCGTGATGCTCGGTAAAACCGCGCAGATCAGCACCAGCTTTGAGGTGCTGGAGGTCTGA
- the ilvA gene encoding threonine ammonia-lyase, biosynthetic, translating into MPTSSAAQSLSPQDYLQKILTARVYDVAIETALEPARNLSRRLHNTVLLKREDQQPVRSFKLRGAYNKMAHLTAEQLDKGVICASAGNHAQGVALSASKLGTRAVIVMPTTTPQVKVDAVRGFGGEVVLFGESYSDAYKHSLELQAKEGLTFVHPFDDPDVIAGQGTVAMEMLRQVQTLVADKAAKSGQKSSHIAGPRLDAVFVAIGGGGLVSGVANYIKAVDPRIKVIGVQMNDSDAMIQSVTAKQRVTLPDVGLFSDGTAVKLVGEETFRIASNLVDDFVTVDTDAVCAAIKDIFVDTRSIVEPAGALAVAAIKQYVAQHKTKGETYAAILCGANMNFDRLRFVAERAEVGEEREALFAVTIPEERGSFRRFCELIGDLPAFGGTKTTRNVTEFNYRISDANKAHVFVGLTTTSKGESAKITAHLGKHNFTALDLTHDELAKEHIRYMVGGHSALAQNERLLRFVIPERPGALLKFLSQMRPGWNISLFHYRNQGADYGRILVGLQVPAADDAEFAAFLSTLGYPCVEETGNPAYQMFLQQ; encoded by the coding sequence ATGCCCACCTCTTCTGCCGCACAGTCCCTGAGCCCACAAGACTATCTGCAAAAAATCCTCACCGCCCGTGTGTACGACGTGGCCATTGAGACCGCGCTGGAGCCCGCCCGCAACCTGAGCAGACGGCTGCACAACACGGTGTTGCTCAAACGCGAAGACCAGCAACCCGTGCGCAGCTTCAAACTGCGCGGCGCCTACAACAAGATGGCGCACCTGACAGCGGAGCAACTCGACAAAGGTGTGATCTGCGCCTCCGCAGGCAACCACGCCCAAGGTGTGGCCTTGAGCGCCAGCAAACTCGGCACCCGTGCGGTCATCGTCATGCCCACCACCACACCGCAGGTCAAGGTGGATGCGGTGCGTGGTTTTGGTGGCGAGGTGGTGTTGTTTGGCGAGAGTTATTCAGATGCCTACAAACATTCGCTGGAGCTGCAGGCCAAGGAAGGGCTCACCTTTGTGCACCCGTTTGACGACCCCGATGTGATTGCTGGCCAAGGCACGGTGGCCATGGAAATGCTGCGCCAGGTTCAGACCCTGGTGGCTGACAAGGCCGCCAAATCGGGCCAAAAATCCAGCCACATCGCGGGGCCCCGGCTGGACGCGGTGTTTGTCGCCATTGGCGGCGGCGGGCTGGTGTCGGGTGTGGCCAATTACATCAAGGCGGTGGACCCGCGTATCAAGGTCATCGGGGTGCAAATGAACGACTCGGACGCCATGATCCAGTCGGTGACCGCCAAACAGCGGGTAACGCTGCCCGATGTAGGCTTGTTCTCTGACGGCACGGCGGTCAAGCTGGTGGGTGAAGAAACCTTCCGCATTGCCAGCAACCTGGTTGACGACTTCGTCACCGTGGACACCGACGCGGTGTGTGCCGCCATCAAGGACATTTTTGTCGACACCCGCAGCATCGTCGAGCCGGCCGGTGCGCTGGCGGTGGCGGCCATCAAGCAGTACGTAGCCCAGCACAAGACAAAAGGTGAAACCTACGCGGCCATCCTGTGTGGCGCCAACATGAACTTTGACCGCCTGCGTTTTGTCGCTGAACGCGCCGAAGTGGGTGAAGAGCGTGAAGCCCTGTTTGCGGTGACCATCCCCGAAGAGCGCGGCAGTTTCCGACGTTTTTGTGAGCTGATTGGTGACCTGCCCGCTTTTGGCGGCACCAAAACCACGCGCAATGTGACCGAGTTCAACTACCGCATCAGCGATGCCAACAAAGCCCATGTGTTTGTGGGCCTGACCACCACCAGCAAAGGCGAGTCGGCCAAGATCACCGCCCATCTGGGCAAACACAACTTCACCGCGCTGGACCTGACCCATGACGAACTGGCCAAAGAGCACATTCGTTACATGGTGGGCGGCCACTCGGCGCTGGCGCAAAACGAACGGCTGCTGCGTTTTGTGATCCCCGAGCGGCCCGGCGCGCTGCTGAAGTTTTTGAGCCAGATGCGCCCGGGCTGGAACATCAGCCTGTTCCACTACCGCAACCAGGGTGCGGACTATGGCCGTATTCTGGTGGGCCTGCAGGTGCCTGCCGCAGATGATGCCGAGTTCGCGGCCTTCCTGAGCACACTGGGTTACCCCTGTGTGGAAGAAACCGGCAACCCGGCGTACCAGATGTTCCTGCAACAATAA
- a CDS encoding 5'-nucleotidase, which produces MPMTLDGKLVVAISSRALFDFEEENLVFEQSDDRAYMDLQLQRLDIPARPGVAFSLVKKLLAFNHQPPSPQPSPTRRGSEQPPLSTGAALPPLPPGEGRGEGIQPVEVVILSRNDPVSGMRVFRSAQHYGLTIERGSFTRGQAPWRYLKPLHANLFLSTHLSDVRAALAAGVPAAQVYPNSVHASDAHPSEVRIAFDGDAVLFSDEAERVYQAQGLQAFQRHETEKVGQPLPDGPFKPLLVALQNLQRSGTPQMRIRTALVTARSAPAHERAIRTLMNWNIEVDEAMFLGGLAKGEFLREFEPDFFFDDQTGHIESAAQHVPSGHVASGVAN; this is translated from the coding sequence ATGCCAATGACACTGGACGGCAAGTTGGTGGTGGCCATCAGCAGCCGCGCGCTGTTTGACTTTGAGGAAGAAAACCTGGTCTTTGAGCAGAGTGATGACCGGGCCTACATGGACCTGCAATTACAACGGCTCGACATCCCTGCCAGGCCGGGGGTGGCGTTTTCTCTGGTCAAAAAATTGCTGGCGTTCAACCATCAGCCACCCTCACCCCAACCCTCTCCCACAAGGAGAGGGAGCGAACAGCCGCCGTTGTCCACGGGCGCTGCTTTACCCCCTCTCCCGCCGGGAGAGGGCCGGGGTGAGGGCATCCAGCCGGTCGAGGTGGTGATCCTCTCACGCAACGACCCGGTCTCGGGTATGCGGGTGTTCCGTTCGGCCCAGCACTATGGCTTGACGATTGAGCGCGGCAGCTTCACCCGTGGCCAGGCACCCTGGCGTTACCTGAAACCCTTACACGCCAACCTGTTTCTGAGCACCCACCTGAGCGACGTGCGTGCCGCGCTGGCCGCTGGTGTGCCGGCAGCCCAGGTCTACCCCAACTCGGTCCACGCCAGTGACGCCCATCCATCGGAAGTGCGGATTGCCTTTGACGGCGATGCGGTGTTATTCAGCGACGAGGCCGAGCGTGTTTACCAGGCGCAGGGGCTGCAGGCCTTCCAGCGCCATGAAACTGAAAAGGTTGGACAACCTTTGCCCGATGGGCCCTTTAAACCGTTGCTTGTTGCGCTACAAAACCTGCAGCGCTCTGGCACCCCACAGATGCGCATCCGCACCGCGCTGGTGACCGCACGCAGCGCCCCGGCGCATGAGCGCGCGATCCGCACCCTGATGAACTGGAACATCGAGGTGGACGAGGCCATGTTTCTGGGCGGGCTGGCCAAGGGCGAATTTCTGCGCGAGTTTGAGCCTGACTTTTTCTTTGACGACCAGACCGGCCACATCGAATCCGCCGCGCAACATGTGCCGTCAGGCCATGTGGCCAGTGGCGTGGCCAATTGA
- the coq7 gene encoding 2-polyprenyl-3-methyl-6-methoxy-1,4-benzoquinone monooxygenase — MIDRFLIAADSALRTVFASHAAAQPCPTLPGEVTQLSEQEKKEAGALMRVNHVGEVCAQALYTAQAFATKDAALRAHFIEAGAEETNHLAWTEQRLKELGEHTSLLNPLWYAGAFGLGLLAGKLGDAVSLGFVVETENQVEAHLEGHMSRLPAGDHASRAIVAQMIDDEARHAYNAMELGAMTLPAPVKGLMKAAAKVMTTVAHRV, encoded by the coding sequence ATGATTGACCGTTTTCTCATTGCCGCCGACTCTGCTTTGCGCACGGTGTTTGCGTCCCATGCTGCGGCGCAGCCCTGCCCCACTCTGCCGGGTGAAGTGACCCAGCTGTCAGAGCAGGAGAAGAAAGAGGCCGGCGCGCTGATGCGGGTCAACCACGTCGGCGAGGTCTGTGCCCAGGCACTCTACACGGCGCAGGCTTTTGCTACCAAAGATGCAGCCCTACGCGCCCATTTCATCGAGGCTGGCGCCGAGGAAACCAACCATCTGGCGTGGACCGAACAGCGTCTCAAAGAGTTGGGTGAACACACCTCGTTGCTGAATCCGCTGTGGTACGCCGGTGCCTTTGGCCTGGGACTGCTCGCTGGCAAGCTCGGTGACGCAGTGAGCCTAGGCTTTGTGGTGGAGACCGAAAACCAGGTCGAAGCCCACCTGGAAGGCCACATGAGCCGTCTGCCGGCTGGAGACCACGCCTCACGCGCCATCGTCGCGCAGATGATCGACGACGAGGCACGCCACGCCTACAACGCGATGGAACTGGGCGCCATGACGCTGCCCGCGCCGGTCAAAGGGCTGATGAAAGCCGCCGCCAAAGTGATGACCACGGTTGCGCACCGGGTTTAG
- a CDS encoding OmpP1/FadL family transporter, with protein MAIPSQMKLIPALVLGLFANYVSASGFQLIEQNASGLGNAYAGSAAIADNASTIFYNPAGMTQLQDREFSGGMAAIGTSFKFTDQGSTIGASFPGSKLPGSGNGGDGGGWGFVPNAYLSWALNKDLYVGVGMGAPFGMKTEYDNPWIGAAQATMFDVKTYNINPSIAYRVNDKVSVGAGLSWQRLTADYTRQVGAVVGGGGALNFSASPLKLDLQDDSWGWNVGALFTVSPDTKIGVSYRSTVSYDLTGNINIVGATPVPSSDRAATASLKLPDMFILSGTHQLNTKWQLLGDVSWTGWSTIPKLDIIRTSDGSLAQTLDTEFRDAWRVAVGANYQYSSDVKLKMGIAYDQTPVKSAATRLVSLPDNNRLWLSGGAQWTPSKGSVFDFGVTYLYLKDSKIDNDQRAPAGSPSIGRGRVTGSYAASAWILGVQYSHAF; from the coding sequence ATGGCCATTCCATCCCAAATGAAACTGATCCCGGCACTGGTCCTGGGCCTGTTTGCCAACTACGTGTCGGCCTCAGGCTTTCAATTGATTGAACAAAATGCGAGCGGCCTGGGCAATGCTTATGCGGGCTCAGCGGCGATTGCGGATAACGCCAGCACCATTTTTTACAACCCGGCGGGTATGACCCAGTTACAGGATCGCGAGTTTTCAGGCGGCATGGCGGCCATCGGAACCAGTTTCAAGTTCACAGACCAAGGGTCAACCATTGGTGCCAGTTTTCCTGGCAGCAAACTGCCAGGTTCTGGCAACGGTGGTGATGGCGGCGGATGGGGCTTTGTGCCCAACGCCTACCTGTCCTGGGCCTTGAACAAGGATCTGTATGTGGGGGTGGGCATGGGTGCCCCGTTTGGCATGAAAACAGAGTACGACAACCCCTGGATTGGCGCAGCTCAAGCCACGATGTTTGACGTCAAGACTTACAACATCAATCCATCCATCGCCTACCGGGTGAATGACAAGGTGTCGGTGGGCGCAGGCTTAAGCTGGCAGCGCCTAACAGCGGACTACACCCGTCAGGTGGGGGCAGTAGTTGGCGGAGGTGGGGCGTTAAATTTCTCTGCTTCACCTTTGAAACTCGATCTTCAAGATGACTCGTGGGGATGGAATGTGGGCGCGCTGTTTACCGTTTCACCAGACACCAAAATTGGTGTGTCTTACCGGTCCACAGTCAGCTACGATCTCACCGGCAATATCAATATCGTTGGCGCGACGCCGGTCCCCAGCAGCGATCGAGCCGCAACAGCCAGCTTGAAGTTGCCAGATATGTTTATTTTGAGTGGGACCCATCAGCTCAACACCAAGTGGCAATTGCTGGGTGATGTTTCCTGGACAGGCTGGAGCACCATTCCCAAACTGGACATCATTCGGACATCTGACGGTTCGTTGGCACAGACGTTGGACACGGAATTTCGCGACGCTTGGCGCGTGGCCGTGGGCGCCAACTACCAGTACAGCAGCGACGTCAAGCTGAAGATGGGTATTGCCTACGATCAGACACCTGTCAAGTCGGCCGCAACCCGTCTGGTATCGCTACCGGACAACAATCGCCTTTGGCTTTCGGGTGGTGCCCAATGGACACCCAGCAAAGGTTCGGTGTTTGACTTTGGCGTGACCTACTTGTACCTCAAGGATTCAAAAATTGACAACGATCAGAGGGCTCCTGCAGGATCACCGTCTATTGGCCGTGGTCGGGTCACCGGCAGCTACGCCGCCAGCGCCTGGATTTTGGGCGTGCAATATTCACACGCCTTCTGA
- a CDS encoding porin → MKKSLIALAVLAASGAAMAQSSVTVYGIADVWFGSAKSTVGGVSVRDTLLESGGVNSSRWGIKGSEDLGGGLKANFVLEQGFNLDDGSSKDLATKLNGDDATGSAAFSRQSYVGFSGGFGEVKLGKMWTAYDDVNGASDAVFDSKLSPMNWIFASTGYNSNPGNSIYYATPTFGGFAGAVSYSLGEDKTTTLSASSIASYNLTYAAGPLAVQFGYQVEDNNTFANDAKFTRLGATYDFGIAKLYATYGKVTNVGHDTTFDAKEYQIGVDYPVTSALTLSASYAKSDDDRSNGAFEESRKGYGIGASYTLSKRTFLYGGYTSNKFTNNGTADDKLNILAVGVQHRF, encoded by the coding sequence ATGAAAAAAAGTCTGATTGCTTTGGCAGTTCTCGCTGCTTCCGGCGCCGCTATGGCCCAATCTTCCGTGACTGTTTACGGTATTGCTGACGTTTGGTTTGGCAGTGCCAAGTCAACTGTTGGTGGTGTGAGCGTGCGCGATACGCTTTTGGAAAGCGGCGGTGTGAACAGTTCGCGTTGGGGCATCAAAGGTTCTGAAGACTTGGGCGGTGGTTTGAAAGCCAACTTCGTTTTGGAACAAGGGTTCAATCTGGATGACGGTTCTTCGAAGGACTTGGCTACCAAATTGAATGGCGACGACGCAACCGGTTCGGCTGCATTCTCCCGCCAGTCTTACGTCGGTTTCTCCGGCGGCTTTGGTGAAGTCAAGTTGGGCAAAATGTGGACTGCCTATGATGACGTGAACGGCGCTTCTGATGCCGTGTTTGACTCCAAGCTGTCGCCCATGAACTGGATTTTCGCCAGCACCGGCTACAACTCCAACCCCGGTAACAGCATTTACTACGCAACTCCGACTTTTGGCGGTTTTGCTGGTGCAGTCAGCTACAGCCTGGGCGAAGACAAAACCACGACGCTCAGCGCCTCGTCTATCGCCAGCTACAACCTGACTTACGCTGCAGGCCCCCTGGCTGTGCAATTCGGTTACCAAGTTGAAGACAACAACACTTTTGCCAATGATGCGAAGTTCACCCGTTTGGGCGCAACTTATGACTTCGGCATTGCCAAGCTCTATGCCACCTACGGCAAGGTCACTAATGTTGGTCACGACACGACTTTTGATGCCAAAGAGTACCAAATCGGTGTGGATTACCCTGTGACGTCGGCTCTGACTCTGTCTGCCAGCTATGCCAAATCTGATGATGACCGTTCCAACGGTGCATTTGAAGAATCGCGTAAAGGCTACGGCATTGGCGCTTCTTACACTTTGTCCAAGCGTACCTTCCTGTACGGCGGCTACACCTCCAACAAGTTCACGAACAACGGCACTGCCGACGACAAGTTGAACATCTTGGCTGTGGGCGTGCAACACCGTTTCTAA
- a CDS encoding ABC transporter ATP-binding protein/permease, with protein MTLADKLAAFKTFTTQAWALTRPYFASDQKWKARALLVAIVALNLSLVYMAVLFNDWYKVFYDALQEKNASVFWAQMTRFAWLAFAFIILAVYKFYLTQLLVVRWRAWMTNHYLTRWLSNQAFYKMELLRFAAAPNTTGHNPDNPDQRIQDDINQFTNDSIALSMGLLNAVVTLASFVGILWGLSGNFAFTLGGQTFDIPGFMVWMALLYCLVGSVITHYLGRPQIQLNFEQQRREADFRHHMVRVREYSEAIALDRGEAVERSQLERRFGLVLGNYLNLIRAQKRLVWFTSFFGQAAVVFPFVVAAPRFFSGAIQLGELVQISSAFGQVQNALSWFVDNYSSLAAWRATTNRLTSFEASFQALALSDQGLVATDSEVLSSTDLHLTLPNGSVLLDQAQLQAQPGDSILLNGPSGAGKSTLFRALAGIWPFASGHLSRPPDSMFLPQRPYFPNGPLREALAYPQEASLFSDDELTSALHRALLPELSTRLDEVGAWSQTLSGGEQQRLAVARVLLKKPRWIFADEATSALDEASESLIYKTLLAQIQQGHGAIVSIAHKPAVAAFHTSRWVLEKVPEAEVASHRLRVEAAPA; from the coding sequence ATGACACTCGCTGACAAACTCGCTGCATTCAAAACCTTCACGACCCAAGCCTGGGCGCTGACCCGGCCGTACTTTGCCTCCGACCAGAAGTGGAAAGCCCGCGCGCTGCTGGTGGCCATCGTTGCGCTGAACCTGTCTCTGGTCTACATGGCGGTCTTGTTCAACGACTGGTACAAGGTGTTTTACGACGCCTTGCAAGAGAAAAATGCAAGCGTGTTCTGGGCGCAGATGACACGTTTTGCCTGGTTGGCCTTTGCTTTCATCATCCTGGCGGTCTACAAGTTTTACCTGACGCAGTTGCTGGTGGTGCGCTGGCGCGCCTGGATGACCAACCACTACCTGACACGCTGGTTGTCCAACCAGGCCTTTTACAAAATGGAGCTGCTGCGTTTTGCCGCTGCGCCCAATACAACGGGCCACAACCCGGACAACCCCGACCAACGTATTCAGGACGACATCAACCAGTTCACCAATGACAGCATCGCTCTGAGCATGGGGCTGCTCAATGCAGTGGTCACACTGGCCAGTTTTGTCGGCATCCTGTGGGGGCTGTCGGGCAACTTCGCCTTCACCCTGGGCGGCCAGACCTTTGACATCCCTGGTTTCATGGTCTGGATGGCGCTGCTGTACTGCCTGGTCGGCAGTGTCATCACGCACTACCTGGGCCGCCCGCAGATCCAGCTGAACTTTGAGCAGCAGCGCCGCGAGGCCGATTTCCGCCACCACATGGTGCGCGTGCGTGAGTACAGCGAGGCGATTGCGCTGGACCGTGGCGAAGCGGTCGAGCGCAGCCAACTCGAGCGCCGTTTTGGCTTGGTGCTGGGCAACTACCTGAACCTGATCCGGGCGCAAAAGCGGCTGGTCTGGTTCACCAGCTTTTTTGGACAGGCAGCGGTGGTCTTCCCGTTTGTGGTGGCGGCGCCGCGCTTCTTCAGCGGCGCCATCCAGCTCGGCGAGTTGGTGCAGATCTCCAGCGCCTTTGGCCAGGTGCAAAACGCGTTGAGCTGGTTTGTGGACAACTACAGCAGCCTGGCGGCGTGGCGTGCCACCACCAACCGCCTGACCAGTTTTGAAGCCTCTTTTCAGGCTCTAGCCCTTTCTGATCAAGGACTGGTAGCTACAGATTCAGAAGTGTTGAGCAGCACCGATCTGCACCTGACACTGCCCAACGGCAGCGTGTTGCTGGACCAGGCCCAGCTGCAGGCGCAGCCAGGCGACAGCATTCTGCTCAACGGGCCATCGGGCGCGGGCAAGTCCACGCTGTTTCGGGCCTTGGCGGGTATCTGGCCGTTTGCCAGCGGCCACTTGAGCCGCCCGCCAGACAGCATGTTCCTGCCGCAACGGCCTTATTTCCCGAACGGCCCGCTGCGCGAGGCACTGGCCTACCCACAAGAAGCCAGCCTGTTCAGTGATGACGAGCTGACCAGCGCCTTGCACCGCGCGCTGTTACCCGAGCTGAGCACCCGGCTCGACGAGGTCGGCGCCTGGAGCCAAACCCTCTCGGGTGGAGAACAACAACGCCTGGCCGTGGCCCGGGTACTGCTCAAAAAACCGCGCTGGATTTTTGCCGATGAGGCCACCAGCGCACTCGACGAGGCCAGCGAGAGTTTGATCTACAAAACGCTTCTAGCCCAAATACAACAAGGGCATGGAGCTATTGTTTCAATAGCTCACAAGCCCGCAGTGGCGGCATTCCACACAAGCCGTTGGGTTTTGGAGAAAGTGCCGGAAGCTGAAGTGGCCAGCCACCGCTTGCGCGTTGAAGCGGCGCCAGCTTGA
- a CDS encoding porin — protein sequence MKKSLIALAVLAASGAAMAQSSVTMYGIADVWFGTVKTNNGTSSLTQTKLESGGVNGSRWGLKGSEDLGGGLMANFQLEQGMNMDDGSGASTTATAFARQSWVGLSGGFGAVKLGRMPTPFDDVNGAANAVFDSKLSGVNDVFRSTAYTVRPNNSLYYQAPTFAGFSGAISYSLGEDKTTTTDATSTTSMNLTYAAGPLAVQFAYQVEDIVNTVALNADKKYTRLGASYDFGVATVKASYGKAANVANTDGQDASDYQIGLDFPVSSALTLSGNFAKSDDNGALGDAERTGYGLGAKYTLSKRTFVYGGYRHAKTDNVSTPDTKTDVFAVGVQHRF from the coding sequence ATGAAAAAATCGTTGATCGCGCTGGCCGTTTTGGCAGCATCTGGCGCTGCTATGGCCCAATCTTCTGTGACTATGTACGGTATCGCTGACGTCTGGTTTGGCACTGTCAAGACCAACAACGGTACTTCCAGCCTGACACAGACCAAATTGGAAAGTGGTGGCGTGAATGGTTCGCGTTGGGGCCTGAAGGGTTCTGAGGACCTGGGTGGTGGTTTGATGGCCAACTTCCAGTTGGAACAAGGTATGAACATGGATGATGGTTCTGGTGCTAGCACCACTGCAACCGCATTCGCTCGCCAATCCTGGGTCGGTTTGTCTGGTGGCTTTGGTGCCGTCAAACTGGGTCGTATGCCCACCCCCTTCGATGATGTGAACGGTGCAGCTAATGCTGTGTTCGACTCCAAATTGTCTGGCGTGAACGATGTTTTCCGCAGCACCGCTTACACCGTTCGTCCGAACAACTCCCTGTACTACCAAGCACCGACATTTGCTGGTTTCAGCGGTGCCATCAGCTACAGCCTGGGTGAAGACAAGACGACTACGACCGATGCTACCTCTACCACCAGCATGAACTTGACCTATGCAGCTGGCCCCTTGGCAGTGCAATTTGCTTATCAAGTTGAAGATATCGTCAACACGGTGGCTTTGAACGCTGACAAGAAGTACACCCGTCTGGGTGCATCTTACGACTTTGGTGTTGCCACTGTTAAAGCTTCTTATGGCAAGGCTGCTAATGTCGCCAACACGGACGGCCAAGACGCCTCTGATTACCAAATCGGTTTGGATTTCCCCGTTTCTTCTGCTTTGACTTTGTCGGGCAATTTCGCCAAGTCTGACGACAACGGCGCTTTGGGTGATGCAGAACGCACTGGTTATGGCCTTGGCGCTAAGTACACACTGTCCAAGCGCACCTTCGTGTACGGTGGTTACCGTCATGCCAAGACCGACAACGTGTCTACGCCTGACACCAAGACCGACGTGTTCGCTGTTGGCGTGCAACACCGCTTCTAA